Genomic segment of Mytilus edulis chromosome 12, xbMytEdul2.2, whole genome shotgun sequence:
TTTCCTAGATTATACTTCTGGGTTCTGTATACAGTAGCaactaaaatatttttacttgatatcttgaaaactatacaTTCTAAGTTTGAGGCCAAGTTGCATATTTCAGTTTCTGTAGAAAGCTTGTAAAAAACACATACACCACCATGCTGCATTTCCTTTAAAGAAGAATAATAAGAATTATCATCTTCGAAAGCTAGAGATCTGGGCAAATGAAAACCATCATATCCCATCATTTCAAAGCAAATGAGTTCTTGATTAGTCCAGGTTTCAGTTAGACAAATATAATCAGCCCTTCTAAAGTCTGGATTATGTTTCAAATCTTCTGCATGAGTCTGTAAACCTTGAATATTGTGATACATTATTTGAAAAGATTGTGTAGGTTCCTCTGCTACATCATCAATTTCAAGCAAAAATCTAGTCATTTCTGAAACACCCTTTACAATATCAGGATCACAGAAGATTTTCTTGTCTATTTTTTCAGTGTCTATGCTTTTAATGTGTAGACCAGATTTTGAGGTAACTCTGCTAAGAGCAACATATGCTTGACCATATGTGAAACATTTGTTCAAATCAACAACACATTCTTCAACTGTTAATCCTTGAACTTTGTGAATTGTGCAAGCCCAGGCTAACTTTAATGGAAACTGTTTTCGTACACAATTGCTAAAAGGAATGTCTTCACTTGAGGGTTTCAATCCAACACAGCGTTTTCCACTTATGATTTTTTGTACCTTTGCATTTCTTCCTACTCTTTCATTGTCAAAGTGAATGAATATGGTACTTGGGAGGGAGTTAGGCAAGACGTCTTTGATAGATATAACAGTTCCCATTACACCATTTACTAAACCATCTGCGGTGTCCTCATTCTTGATAAGCATTACTCTTGCTCCCTCGGCCAAAAGGATAGATATTGGAAGACATACATCTGACTTTGTGCAATGGACTCTTTTCAAAGTCAATTTTCCTGACGTTTTGTCTTTTTGGAAGTCTTGTGCTTCAATTAGTTTTGATTCTGTACATAGCTTCATTATCATCTCCTTGTTAAAGTTATCAACCTCTGCATTTGTGGAATATATGTGCAAGGCTTCATCGGGGCCATCTCCAAAGCAGTGTGTTAGCGTTCttttatcaaacaatgtcaaaCTTTCATTTTTCTGCTTAACACGCAATCTATTTAGTAGTTCTGCAAACAAACCATCCTCACGTTGACGCATTATTTCATCCAACTGAGCAATTTCAAACAAACCATTCCATAGTTGATTTGAGGGATTAGAGGGATCATCTACATACAATTTGTCTACCCTTTTTGTTTTGACAGGTGGTAACTGATAAAAATCGCCAACAGCAATAACTGAAACACCTCCAAATAAACATTTGTCTGGTCTTTTTTTCACTTGTCTAAGTCGCTCATGTACGAAAAACAACAATTTCTTATTGACCATAGAAATTTCATCAATAATCAAGATTTGCAAATTTTCTAACTTTGTTCTGAGTGAATTAATTTTGTCTTCACTGAGAGTTGCATGATCAGGTGACAGtgttttgaaaattccaagagcACTATGAATTGTCAATCCATGGATATTAAAAGCAGCTGTTCCAGTTGGAGCTGTTAATAGAACTGTGAGATCATCTGGATTCTCTGAAGTTTGTGCTAATATTCGAGTTGCTTCATATTGTATACACTTGATCAAGTGACTTTTACCCGTTCCAGCTCCTCCAGTGATAAATAAATGTAAAGGCTCTGGTGTTTTTCCATTTGATTTCTGAATGCACCAATCTCTTACTTTATAGAGAATTCTTCTTTGTTTCACATTCAGACTTCTTAGCCTtggaataatttcattttttgtgaGAGAAACAGACAGCAAATTGGTTCCAACAGATGATGAGCtcttttcattattcaaatctGGTATTGATAAATCCTCCTCAATCACACTTGTTACTTTGCCTTCATCTATACATTCTCTTCTATTTACTTCTGCTTCTGGGCATAACTCACACCAAGCATCTTCATTCGGACCTTTTTCATTTAATTACTTTTCTGCTTCCTCTAAATCATGACcatcttttacaaaatctgacATGTTTTCGACAACAATTTCTCTTACAGAACTTAACTCATTATCTCCTTCAAATTTTACTGTACCACAGGTGAAGAAATTCTCATATGTTTGAAATTGTGGTGGTTTCAACTGTTCATCATATCTGTATGGTAAATAAAGTTGCAATATGCTTTGATAGTATTTTTCTGGTGAATTTTCTGATGAGAAGCGTGGATATTTTATAACTGCTGGGGAAGTTCTTGTGCGCTTTCTAATGTATCCAAGTGAGCCATCAAGTTTGAAGGttgtttctttattaattttttgagGTAATTGTGATTCTAGTATAACACTGTATTCAGAACAGAATCTTGCCAGACATATTTTGATAAAGATGTCAATGTGTGGTCTACCTTTATATCTATCAACAACATTGTTCATCCAAGTGCTATTCTCATCTTCATCTTCATTTTCACTGTCACTATTACTCCTTTTTCTTTTTGCAGACTTACAACTTTGTTGTTTCTCCAGATCTTTCAGAGGTTTGCTCATTCGACATGGATTTTCACCAACGGGTATAAATTCTACTTTTCTTGAACATTCTCTTAATCTCAATCCTGTTACTCTGAAAACAGCTTCCTGTGCACTTATCTCCCTATGGTGTAAGTATGAAGTtccaatttttttcaaagtctgTTGAGCATTTAAATTTCCTTCTTCAGCTTCATTTTTGGTCTGCAGCAGTAGTAATCCTAGCTCTCGCTCAGCTTTACTTATGTAGCTTATAATATATACAACACAGGAAAATGCATCCAAAATATATTGTATGTCCATGTTTGCATCCCAAGCCCTCAAAAGATGTGGGTTATACTGATTGGTGTATATTTCATTTGGCTGACGTTTAAGAACTACTGTATTTCGATTGGTGATGAAAcagtaacatttttcaaagcTTTCTTGAGTTAGTCCTGCTTTCTTGAAAATTTCAGATACATCTAAGTTTTTATCTTCATTCTCTTTTATTACTTTCCATAAGTTTGACAACATTTCCTTTGCAAATTCTTCCTCTTCCTCTGAATCCTTATCTGGATCACTTGGTTCTGAGATAAATGTTCTATTTGAGGGAGGTCTAGGGAAATTAAAACGACATACTGTTCCTTTTTTCTTACAAGATTTTGAATGCTTTTTGCTATGTTGGTGTACTGCCATAACAATGTCATGCAACTCTTTGTCTTCCTTTTCATCTGGTATCTCACATGAAATGTACTTGTCAATAAAAGTGataatttcatcattttcaaCTTCACCAAATTTTGGAGCATTCTCTACCCAAAACAAACAATGTGTGTGGGGAGAACCTCTTTGTTGAAATTCAACTCGGTAAAAATAGTCGATTATTTTCCCTATTGGTTGAGCTTCTGACATGATAACATTCTTCAGAAATTTATGGAATCTATTATCAAACATTCTTGCTGCTGTAACTGGATTGCTACAGAGAACTTTACATTTTTCATCCCATGTCATATTTTCAGTATTTCGCATGTCACcctgttgttttaaaattgtgtctaCAATTTCTGTCCATCTAAAGTCTGCAGAAGAAAAAGAACAGAAGAATGTTGGGACTCCTAACTGTCTTATCATTGCAAATATATCTTTTTGTGAACTTTGCCAATAGGGAGGAGTTCCTCGAataggttttaaatattttatagcttcatcttttttaaataattcttttaatgTTTCCTTGTTGCATAGCATTTCTCTAGTTACTTTCTTTCCTTCTTTTGAAATAGGACATTGCTTTCTAAGAGATATCTGTACATTTGAAATCACGCTAGTGAGCTCTGTTAAATATTGACTGAAAAATATATAGGAAGTATCTCTGGCAAATCTATTTTCGACACTCATCAATCTAAGATTAAAGTACCTTCCAATAGTCAGTTTTTCATCACGGTTTTCATCAAAAGTATTTTTGCCTGAAGGAAAGTGTACAGGAAAGGTTTTAGCTTCAATTCCTGGTTCTTGAAGAACACTTAGAGGACTATTATTTTCTGCTGGAGCTATATTAAATACTTGGTCAAAGCATAAATCTAAAGCCTCTTGTCCGATATCAGCAGGTTGTAAACAAGTGTCTAACTGAACACCACGTAAACTATCATCAATGTAGCTAACTGGTTCACTTTCTATTTCTCTTTCATTGCCTGTTGTAGAAGACTTTCTCATTTCTTCTTCCTGTATTTCGTTTTCCACTACCAGCTCATTATCATCAGATTCCTCATTTACTACTTGATTATCGTCTAATTCAGGAATTGGATTAATCCATTCATTATTGATAGTCACATCTTTATACCAAATGTTTTGATCCTTTAAATACAAAAGTGCttgctctaaatggtttggtCTTACAAATTGATATTTGTCATATCCTTTGTAGTTAAGCTTTCTCTTTAACTTTACTTTTAGTAATAGACTTTCATCTTCAGATCGGGGTAATATAGATGTCACTTTTTTCAAATCAGATGGCACACAAACGACAGGTCCATGAACTCCTTTTTGTCCTCCTTTTGGTAAAGCCATAATTTTCATGAATGGAATGTTCTGTGCTATAAGTTGCTGCTCTATTGAATTGAGCCGTTTTAACTCTACTGGAACATCTTCTAGTAATAGGCTATTCGAAAAGGAGTCAGCAGGTATTTTACCTTTCAACATTTTACGATGGCAAGTATAACAGATCCATAGACTTGTTCTACATGTTCCTTCAAAAGCACAATTTGTCTTACAATCATCTGTGCATTTGTGttcatatttatttgttgtaaCTGAATCAAATATAGAATTATCATCAGAATCTTTCTTGCAGATCTGAACCTGTTTTTCAAAAAACAGTCTCAAACAACAAGCACAAACACATTCTGGACCTTTTTTAACTTCatctttaaattttcttattaCCTCAGATATTTGCTTGTTTTCTTCCTGAAGACTTTCACGACGTACTGATGtttgttgtttaattttaattctgTGTGCATCATCATTTGCATACTTCTGTTTACTTGCTTGTttcacatgttccttatgatttACATCTACCTTATACTTTTGTATACTAGCTTGCttcacatgttccttatgatttACATCTGCTTCATACTTGTGTATACTAGCTTGTttcacatgttccttatgatttACATCTGCTTCATACTTGTGTATACTAGCTTGCttcacatgttccttatgatttACATCTGCTTCATACTTGTGTATACTAGCTTGCttcacatgttccttatgatttACATCTGCTTCATACTTGTGTATACTAGCTTGCttcatatgttccttatgatttACATCTGCTTCATACTTGTGTATACTAGCTTGCTTCAGCTTTTCCCTGTACTCATTGTCATCTTTATATTTCTCAATTCCTGATTGTATTAGGGCTTTTCTGTAATCCTCATCTTCTTGATACTTATGAATTCCATAGTCTATTAAGGTATCTCTATAATTTTCGTCTTCTTGATATTTCTGAATACCTGCATGTATCATATTATCTCTGTATATTTCATTCTCTTCATATTTCTTAATGCCTGAATAGATTTTTTTTGAACGTATTTCTTCATATTcccaatattttctttttcctgTATCAATCTTTCTAGCTCTAAATTCACCATCTGTCATGTACTTGATCCTTTCTTTC
This window contains:
- the LOC139497770 gene encoding uncharacterized protein, coding for MHNESMKTNLDYDSVNTSMDYEWIKTNMDYVSMKTNMDNESMKTDLDVESMKSMISKQSSKIKHNLSNLNDAIQLDTNFNKEHMNSHEFLDKTESMAIETENIQLDCNDFSECKQENDKLKLYSHRNRRNISEDSIEVRSVFDNWVVQGSFHQGDTRFGIDSGKQCVANCLSALAHSKIKDLGDWDPMYLDNVLIDGNEIYRNIHGNNTHLLVSDLPGMIDMSGKLLEISRKESITAVVDTSGTTDFSAFGNSLPLDQALQESLIDYDACFICAYDTTFLALKHNQELLLFDSHARNELGLKDSDGKSLLLKLNSLDHLYQYCCNMIAGASQDQWFEVTGVSISNFGQQPIIKTNSELSESHTQINTSELKLSEILQTGNKDSHELPKTQENITLNDNISPEIIELNINKSIGIDKINEVHINEVIMDDESDIEILSSAEIFYDFIPLHTLLKRKLCKIINIPSKYISKQNSSNSYKIGPPIACKTITGDGNCLFRAISYSLSSRQEYFGKVRRAIVDHLMRNAEIFRSFLQPRFKTVEEHIQTLKMVENNTWGTELEILACADLLKTDIYTFFNNSWIKYSSSQICSNNNVNDQAIYLQHNGDINHYEVVTAVTQESISLNGSQSRQEHWKKYQNSKSEVPTKKMKIDENQMTDSDNKIKVGKTESKVFSKNEKERIKYMTDGEFRARKIDTGKRKYWEYEEIRSKKIYSGIKKYEENEIYRDNMIHAGIQKYQEDENYRDTLIDYGIHKYQEDEDYRKALIQSGIEKYKDDNEYREKLKQASIHKYEADVNHKEHMKQASIHKYEADVNHKEHVKQASIHKYEADVNHKEHVKQASIHKYEADVNHKEHVKQASIHKYEADVNHKEHVKQASIQKYKVDVNHKEHVKQASKQKYANDDAHRIKIKQQTSVRRESLQEENKQISEVIRKFKDEVKKGPECVCACCLRLFFEKQVQICKKDSDDNSIFDSVTTNKYEHKCTDDCKTNCAFEGTCRTSLWICYTCHRKMLKGKIPADSFSNSLLLEDVPVELKRLNSIEQQLIAQNIPFMKIMALPKGGQKGVHGPVVCVPSDLKKVTSILPRSEDESLLLKVKLKRKLNYKGYDKYQFVRPNHLEQALLYLKDQNIWYKDVTINNEWINPIPELDDNQVVNEESDDNELVVENEIQEEEMRKSSTTGNEREIESEPVSYIDDSLRGVQLDTCLQPADIGQEALDLCFDQVFNIAPAENNSPLSVLQEPGIEAKTFPVHFPSGKNTFDENRDEKLTIGRYFNLRLMSVENRFARDTSYIFFSQYLTELTSVISNVQISLRKQCPISKEGKKVTREMLCNKETLKELFKKDEAIKYLKPIRGTPPYWQSSQKDIFAMIRQLGVPTFFCSFSSADFRWTEIVDTILKQQGDMRNTENMTWDEKCKVLCSNPVTAARMFDNRFHKFLKNVIMSEAQPIGKIIDYFYRVEFQQRGSPHTHCLFWVENAPKFGEVENDEIITFIDKYISCEIPDEKEDKELHDIVMAVHQHSKKHSKSCKKKGTVCRFNFPRPPSNRTFISEPSDPDKDSEEEEEFAKEMLSNLWKVIKENEDKNLDVSEIFKKAGLTQESFEKCYCFITNRNTVVLKRQPNEIYTNQYNPHLLRAWDANMDIQYILDAFSCVVYIISYISKAERELGLLLLQTKNEAEEGNLNAQQTLKKIGTSYLHHREISAQEAVFRVTGLRLRECSRKVEFIPVGENPCRMSKPLKDLEKQQSCKSAKRKRSNSDSENEDEDENSTWMNNVVDRYKGRPHIDIFIKICLARFCSEYSVILESQLPQKINKETTFKLDGSLGYIRKRTRTSPAVIKYPRFSSENSPEKYYQSILQLYLPYRYDEQLKPPQFQTYENFFTCGTVKFEGDNELSSVREIVVENMSDFVKDGHDLEEAEKLRSLNVKQRRILYKVRDWCIQKSNGKTPEPLHLFITGGAGTGKSHLIKCIQYEATRILAQTSENPDDLTVLLTAPTGTAAFNIHGLTIHSALGIFKTLSPDHATLSEDKINSLRTKLENLQILIIDEISMVNKKLLFFVHERLRQVKKRPDKCLFGGVSVIAVGDFYQLPPVKTKRVDKLYVDDPSNPSNQLWNGLFEIAQLDEIMRQREDGLFAELLNRLRVKQKNESLTLFDKRTLTHCFGDGPDEALHIYSTNAEVDNFNKEMIMKLCTESKLIEAQDFQKDKTSGKLTLKRVHCTKSDVCLPISILLAEGARVMLIKNEDTADGLVNGVMGTVISIKDVLPNSLPSTIFIHFDNERVGRNAKVQKIISGKRCVGLKPSSEDIPFSNCVRKQFPLKLAWACTIHKVQGLTVEECVVDLNKCFTYGQAYVALSRVTSKSGLHIKSIDTEKIDKKIFCDPDIVKGVSEMTRFLLEIDDVAEEPTQSFQIMYHNIQGLQTHAEDLKHNPDFRRADYICLTETWTNQELICFEMMGYDGFHLPRSLAFEDDNSYYSSLKEMQHGGVCVFYKLSTETEICNLASNLECIVFKISSKNILVATVYRTQKYNLGKFLENLEILICKLVDLSEKIVVIGDFNQDILKGGCTVFNFMSSKGFRQLVDSPTTEGGTLIDHVYVKGCLDTQIAIIPTYYSYHEALKIVIPYD